The sequence AGAATGATGTAAATTTTCTCTAAGTCAATCAGAGAGTTGAAAATGGAACAGTTGGGTGTTGAATTGATTGAGCCAACACACTTGATTAGCTATGGACATAAGACAATGAACATGagatcaaaagaaaatgaagattcTCACTAAAATCTACACATGGTGTTTTTACTCCACACTTGTAAATTTTACACCACActagtcatttgttgtaacacacacacatgaacataattaagGAATTATTAACTCAAATTcactagtaaaaaaaaaaaaactactctaATCAGAACATAGCTGAATCAGATGGGGAAGGATTATTGACTAAGTTAAAAATACTATTCCAGTAATTCTTGTTATCTTCACAGTTCTCACTAGCATTTCCGCTGCCACTACCTTCCCCTCCGTTATCGGACTCCGTGCCACCGCCTTCGGACAAATCACCATCGCCTGAATTGCTAAGCAAGAGATCAGTAAATGTCTCAACAAAATTGGCAGGGGAAATTTGATCTGTATTTGACCTTAGAGACTCTGCTGTCCATGTTGTGTCCATTGGTAGGGTCAAATCTTGTAGTCCTGATGTGAATGAAAGTGAATTTTCATTAATCCCATCTTTGTTGTATTCAGGCAAATGTCCAGTTGATGAGTTTCCAAATCCCTTCCAAtcttcttcactttcttcattgTTCATAATTCCACCTTCACTAGACCCTGATGAATTGCCAACAAATTCATACAGAATAGTTGAATTTCCTCCAATTCCTGATGTGGAAATATGTTGAGCATTTTCGAAATAGCCTAGTGTAGAAGTAGGGGATTCCAAGTCCCTTGCGAGGCCAGTGACTGAAATACCAGCACTAGCATTCGCGACAGAAACATCATTCATTGGTTTGGTCCAAACACCGTTCCAGGCTTTCAGCACGTCTAGACAACGTGTTGGGCCCACGACCGGTTTACTAAGAGGACTAGAAGGTGAAGGAGCAGTAAATTCTTGAGAAGTGATTGAACTATGGAAACTACTGGACCTGAGCTTCGATTGTCTAGCTAGTCTAGCTTCAGCTTCGAGCCGAGCACTTTCCCACTGAGCCATGTGGCTAAGGTTAGCCGCGTTCTTGGACTGACCGTCATTGGACAACAGTGCATCGTTTTTGGGCTTGTGGGTCACCGGGTCAATGCCCATTTTCACTAGCCGCTTCTTAAGATGCGTATTCCAATAATTCTTGATCTCGTTATCTGTTCGTTTGGGCAAATGAGTGGCTATGGCCGACCACCTAAGAACAAGACAACAAAAGAATATTTTAAAAGGGTATGTAAAGACAAGCCTCCTTACAACAACCAACAAAAAAGAGAATACTTTGTTTTTATCCATCGATTAGAAATTGATGAGTTGATTTTAGCAAATTTGAGACAAAAGGACAATATCATTGTCCGAGAGAGAAGTGTACAACAAGACACCTCACTATCAGTGTAATTTCTGAAGAAAAATACAGGGTCAGTTGTATTGGAAAAATAAACGTGCAATGGTATTTATGCAGATCTACCAATTATAAAAATAACTGAATGTCAGCTAGTGAAGAGAAATCATGCCAAAACAAGTGGTGTTCAGATTCTGCCAATATTTTGGGTGACTGTTCAACTATTTCTAGCCATCCGTTGAGCCTGTTAAAAATCTGATGCATATGGTTTTGTAGTTattagaagaggaaaaaaagggTACAATAATTAGCATAAgcatttattgatgatttcatgGTTTAATCTCCAATCAGTCCTCTACTAAATTAAAGAATTCCGATTAACGCAACGAAAGAAGAAGCAAACGCAAATTCAAGATCTAGATTCACTGAGTTCAAAATGAATTTGTGATCTTATTATATGTACTCATTTGTATTCAGTTGAACTCGCCTTAGAAATACCTGCACCCTGAGttaaaagagtgaagaaaattgaaataCCTATTCCCTAAGAGAGCATGGAGTTGAATGATGGTTTGTTCTTCTTGTAAAGTAAATTTTCCTCTCTTGATATCAGGCCTTAGGTAATTAGTCCACCTGAGCCTACAACTCTTTCCACATCTTTGAAGTCCTACAAATTAACAGAAATCAATCAAAGCCCAAACGTGAAAACTTTCGGTAGTAAAGAATTTTTACATCATCAGTACTGAAGGTGGCAAGTGAACGTGAACATACATACCAGCTTTGGCAGGTAATGCACGCCAGCTACCATGACCATGTTCTTCAatataagctaagagtttttgatcTTCTTCAGGTGTCCAAGGTCCTTTTTTCAGCCCAACTTTATCACAGCATGGAGATCGACCCATCGAAGAAATGGCGACTAtagtgaagaagaaataataatgaacaagtAATTTAATTTGCAGCACTTGTTGTACCTTTATATTATGTAAAATGCTGGTGCTTCAACTATTGGAGATAAATGGACAATGGAGAGTAGCAGTAACAGTTGATATTACTATTAAGcactgaaataataataatgagagaaaaagaagagaaagctGAGGAGTAAATAAGGAGAGAGATAACAAAGAAAGAAAGGTCAGCGACAGGGACGGGATAAAGATATTAATTTCATCACAGCACATCATATAGTATGAAATCATGTTCAATCTACAAGTATCCAATaggatcctttttttttttttttccttcaattttttcactCAATGTCTGATACCTGCTTTGATTTCAACTAATTACGATGTATAAGACAACACAAGAATAGTTCGGATATGTAAAGTGAAGATGCATAGATATTCTTGTGAAGAGTCATGACAAGTTGACTTTGATGAGTATGAGGAGAgatagaggtaggccaaagaattATTAAAGAGCTAGCGGTGATTAGATAGTACGTAGCTCACTTGTAGCTTACTGAGTACATGACTCTTCTGAAGTCAAGGATTAGGGAAGAAGGTTAGTAGATAAACGAAAGTTTGTTAAGTTtctcttattaattaattagtattgttattattactctcatgctcttttattctttgattctattattatctattgtttcctttattttgattatcgtattatttgttatttctattattttcttctcatttaATTTTAGCATGGCTTCTTCATtactaaatttcttttttatctacttgaataaagaatctataagAAACAATTTCTCTATCATTACAAGATACTCTATTTACAAAGTTGAAACTCAAAATATTCATGAAAGGGTGTTATTATCTCATCACAACATATTGTGGTCCCTTTAGTATTTCCTTTGCCTTTCCCCTTAGCTAACTTCTCCTTTCTTATTTTAACACATTACCCTCTCTTTTTGCAATTTTATAAAGTTCCCAATGATTTCTATGGTagctttattttattcatttttacactttttttctttttttatttaatgtagCCCTTCACATAAAGTAACTGTTAGGATCTTGTTTcaattgcatatatatataaacttgcATGAACATTGACAAGAAGAACCTAAGAGCCTCAACCTCAACAACAACAACGTGCTGTTAATGGTCATTTATACAGTAGGGTCTTGCCGAATGTTCGCCTAACAAACAACATTAGCTAACCTTAGTCCACGCTACTCTCCCTCTTTAATTTTATGttgacattatttgattcaacatatcataaatagattttaaaacatcatatcaaaatttaaattctattaTTAACTTTAACAAAAATGAGTTTTAAAAACTtgtgaaattatataaaatagcaatacttaaataagaaaataaaagatggtACTAGGCGATTGTTGTTAAATATTTTGCCATaccttaaatataaatattttcgCATTGTTTAGAATATAGGTTATAGATTCATGTTGATACAATAATATTATGTTATGTAACTAAAATTAAGATTgaagaaacaaaaatataattgaaatacTTTAAACTATTTATCAAATACTCCCTCTGGTCCAAATTTTTTGATATTGTGATAAACTTAATTTGTTTAAGAATATTTGATGTTTcaagaaaattattaaaaagtcGTTTGTTTATGCTTTCctaaatttttctcatttttttgtctAGACGCAATCGCCCTTGAAAGACTGCGTAATAACTCGTTGATCCAGATTCAAGCGCTTTTGAGCGGAAAATGAATGGGCAGTGCAATCTATCAAAGCTACACTATATTTTACTATATGATTAGTACTGCTACTTCTATATTTTGTACAATagattttaaaacaaataatattgcCAATAAAATACCTTAAACTACTTATTTTGGAAGCTTTAATAAAAGAAATTCAATTATGTGAAGTACTCATATTTATTACCTACAAAAAATTGAAGTCGAGAGTaattatatgtttgaaaaaaataatagaaagagcagcatatatatataataatcgACTGACAGTGCAGGCCTTCGTGCCGCCAATCGCTGCAATATTTTTTGGCAATGCCTCTCATTAAATATGTAATCATTATTGTAACCGAAAGAagaaattttatttatgattacTCTTTGGTCTATTTTAAAATTGATAGATTGGAGAACTTCCAGTATTGAGGGGTTTAAAAttagaaagaagttccaataatTATATATTGCAATTTGAAAGTTTTCCTAAATTATCATTACCATCAAAGCTCAAAGTGTTGATTTGCACAAACAATAAATTCCTTCACTTTATTCATTCGTCCACGAAGAAAGGAAGTATTCTCCTAGCGTCGATGTAGATGACAGATTTTTCTACTTCTAAACGTTTCTAAATGTTTACTGCCCTTCTATTTCTATACAATTTTAACAACTTAAATTCAACGACTTAAAACTTTAATTTGACATAAGATAGTTGTTCTCTTTCTGATCaatcattattttaatattttcttacattatcattaatagaattaatgaatatttttatacaattaaatacttattattttttttcacgtACACCTGCCCGAGCTTGAGCAGACCACCAAAGTTTGTGGTGAAGTGGTTACTCATTCATTAACTAGAGGTATCAGGTTCAATTcatagatatataaaaaaaaatcttataggGAGTGCTTCTCTTGGATTGGTCTTACGCAAAGCGAATTCAGATTAATCGAGCTCCAACACACATACCACTAGAGACCAAATGGAAACCAAAGGAAAAGGTATAGCTTGAGCACAGAaattcaataacaacaataacatgtAAAAAGATAGAGCATACATAAGTCTTTACCTTTATCTCAGAGAAAAATAGACTATTTCTAATAGATTCAGCtcgactcaaaataaaaataaaaaaaccaaacaaataataacaagatgataaaataaaagctaaaacaaaataataaacagCTATGATATAAGATAACCTAGATAAGTAGTAAATATAAAACCATAAGAATACAATATATATGATacaaaaaatgcaacaaaaaaaATGGAATCTAGAGTGGCAAGTGAGTAGAGAAAATGGCAAGCCATTATTGGAAAGATGGGCCTGGACACTTGTTCAAAGATCATAAGCCCTACATTCAATAGAAGAAAAGACAAAAAGTAGGGCCCACAACGACGTAGGCTGAGCGGAGATGTAGTAGCCCAGACCCAAAGGGCATCCATAGCATAGCGTGGCGCACTGTGACCTGTGGGTCATAATCCTTTAATTCTCCTTTACTCCTTCCCCGGCCCAGCTTCTTGTTCCACCGTGGTCCAGCAAAACTCCTCATTTATTAGGGCCCTGTTTGGCCATAAAAGTTACTTTTTTTTTGGAgttagagttggagttgaagataaagttgaaattgaagttgtatttgatcatgaatataaattaaaattatttttaaaattttgtaagaGAAGtttgagtgaaaaaagtgaaaacaaataaaacttgtttttacttttccaaataatttttcGAAATTGGAGTTGGAATATTCATGACCAAACGGAGagtattttcacttttttcactaacttgaaataattatttttttaaaaaagaaaaaaattctatgACCAAACATCATGttttatttgaaaaatgatcCTCCCTTCTTTCGTATTAGTTGGTCATATTTTTTTCTACACaacatgttaaaaaaaaattatcagtaAAAAGGTAATTTTACTTACTCATCGCTTAAAAAAACTCTTAAAACTGTGTGAAcacttttaaaaaagaaataattgtgaggatgatatgagaaaaaattaattaatgatttcTCGAATTAGTAAGAAATCAGCTAATATGGAATAACTATTTGTAATAAGATGACGAATTAATATGAAGTGTAGGAAGtaatattaaaatatgaatatattggTATTAATTTTGATGGGTGAAAATAAATTAAACTCCAAACCAAGAGAAAATGAATGCAATTCTAGTCCCAGGAATGATATCCTGCAAAACCATCTAGTGATTTGCAAATATGTCACTTTCAAGATATTATCCAATAGATTAATTAATTCTGCGTGcctattattttgatttaaagaGAATAGTGAAaaggatatttttcttttataggttTGTTATTTTCACGACGTTAATAATGAAAGAGGAGCCCCCAAGGGGTTGTTGAGTTCGTTTGAGGGGTACTTTCCATAGCGAAGGTTGTGGGTTCGATTCATTTTTAATGTCTTCTCAATTGAATTCGTCGCACGAGGTTTACCTAGTGCGGTTTACATCTCCTGTGTGGTTTGCGATCTATTGTATAGTGAGGGGTTTACCCAGTGCGCACACAATGCTCACCCGAAGGACAAAGGCTGTGGCAGAGGATGTAGCGGTTGCCTGAATTCTTTGTTAAATAGACCTTTTaagtatattatttaattaaatggaccatatgttTTTAATTTAGTAAGATGACCCATTTTTCCGACAAATCTATTATCTGTCCGACAGATATATAGACAAATCTATTAACTGTCTGACAGATTTATTATTTGTCcgataaatgaaaaaataaaaatagaccaTTTTGCTAATTACAAACTTAAAGAGGGTTGGACATTTtgttaaatacaaataaaaaggtTTAATAACCAAATTTTCTTCTTGCGAATTTTCCtggagttttcaaaaaaaaaaataatgaaggagGAGAAATATATTGTTACATATTTCAACTATTCATATGAGAAAATGAGTTCAAGTATACATATATGTTCTTATATCGTGGCGGAGGAGACGTGCTCCCTCcgtccattccaaataattaatttttatttgaatgacactaaaaatttaaattataataataaaatattaagtttgtttttgttttctatcCGGTGTTTGGTGTACGCATTGGAGCCCtaacgctcccaacagagttttcttcaTATCCAGGATCGAACCCTCAACCTTTGGTTAAGGATGAAGCAGTCTTATCCAGTACACCACAACCCATATTGATAATAAAATATTGAGTTATCTAACTAAATACTCCATCTATCCCAACTCAAGCTCTTCAATATTATTGCTTCTTGATTTTGTTGTTGGACAGTCGCACTAGAGGAgactaaatatatttaattacttTCGTAGTGCCATTCGtttaacctctctacttcacctgaggtagtggtatggtttgcgtgtactctacccttcccagatctcattaggtgggaatacactggatatgttgtttttgttgtagtgCCGGTCATTCTCTTTTATTAATATTCATCTCGTAAAATAAGCAAATTAACATTTTCGCACAAGCATTGCCCAGGACGGTTTATATTCTAGGTATGATTTGCATGCTAGGGTATCATACCGTTGAGCGTTTACTCAATACGCACAAAGTGCTTACCGCAGAGTGCTCACCTCAATAACAGAGGTTGTAGCGGCTGCGGATCATATTGGGCTTtttccccccaaaaaaaaaataaaaaatctacaaatcCTCGAGCCACATTAATAAATTCATCTGTATCAAATTAAGGGtaaacacttagaaaaaagtaagtacactttgaaatattacttttcttttttctcaaggtTATGCTAGTGATGAAGGGTAAATTAGCTGCAGAAAAACGTTGACGGCAGGCAAGTCGTTGGGTGGTCGACTGGTCTGCATCAACTTGTGAAAGAcatacatttaatatatatatatatatatacggatAGATGCTATTTAATTCTTGGAGTTGAAATAAATTGGAGTACATAGAAATATAGCTTCTTTCATATTTACGACCTAAACAGTGTTTCTCTTCAATTGTTATGCCATTTAACTTCCACATGGGGTAGGGGAAGGTTAATAAACACCTTCCAATAAACTTAAAACTTGTGGTCCACATAGATTACCATAAATTATTACTTCCTTGTCCCAATTTACGTAAAGAtgtttctgaaaaaaaaaagtataagaaTATATGTGATTCAAATAAATCATAGGTATTTTTATAATTGTAAATTATTTCACTATGGATTAAAAATGAGAACTTTAAAGTCAGATTATTAttaagtatatataaatatatcattgtTTTGTAACCgactcaaaagaaaagaatatcaCATATGTGTAATAGAGGtagtaattaatttga comes from Capsicum annuum cultivar UCD-10X-F1 chromosome 2, UCD10Xv1.1, whole genome shotgun sequence and encodes:
- the LOC107860514 gene encoding transcription factor MYB16, with the translated sequence MGRSPCCDKVGLKKGPWTPEEDQKLLAYIEEHGHGSWRALPAKAGLQRCGKSCRLRWTNYLRPDIKRGKFTLQEEQTIIQLHALLGNRWSAIATHLPKRTDNEIKNYWNTHLKKRLVKMGIDPVTHKPKNDALLSNDGQSKNAANLSHMAQWESARLEAEARLARQSKLRSSSFHSSITSQEFTAPSPSSPLSKPVVGPTRCLDVLKAWNGVWTKPMNDVSVANASAGISVTGLARDLESPTSTLGYFENAQHISTSGIGGNSTILYEFVGNSSGSSEGGIMNNEESEEDWKGFGNSSTGHLPEYNKDGINENSLSFTSGLQDLTLPMDTTWTAESLRSNTDQISPANFVETFTDLLLSNSGDGDLSEGGGTESDNGGEGSGSGNASENCEDNKNYWNSIFNLVNNPSPSDSAMF